The following DNA comes from Desulfuribacillus stibiiarsenatis.
AGCTTGATTATCATGCAGCTTCTTACTGGACAAGGTAAATAGACCTAAAGGGGTATGGTTGATGACGAGGTATAAAATTGTATTTGGTTATGATGGGTCTAATTTCTTAGGCTATCAAGTACAACCGAAGGGCAGAACGGTCCAACAAGAGTTAGACATAGCTTTGTCAAAAGTGTTTCAAAGTCCGATTCGCACGACGGCTTCCGGGAGAACGGACCGGGGAGTGCACGCAATGCATCAAGTGGCGCACTTTGATATTGAGACTTCCATACCCACATATAAACTGGCAAAAGTCATCAATGCTTTCCTTCCTAGTGATATTGTAGTATATCAAGCTCGGAAGGTGAAGGATACGTTTCATGCTCGTTACGATGTAATAGAAAAGACGTACTGCTATGTCATTGATAACAGGCCATATCCAGATGTTTTGCAGAGACGATATGCATTTCACATCGAGAAAACATTAGACATATCGACTATGAAAGAAGCCGCCATATATTTGTTAGGGGAGCATGATTTTACAGCA
Coding sequences within:
- the truA gene encoding tRNA pseudouridine(38-40) synthase TruA — encoded protein: MTRYKIVFGYDGSNFLGYQVQPKGRTVQQELDIALSKVFQSPIRTTASGRTDRGVHAMHQVAHFDIETSIPTYKLAKVINAFLPSDIVVYQARKVKDTFHARYDVIEKTYCYVIDNRPYPDVLQRRYAFHIEKTLDISTMKEAAIYLLGEHDFTAFCSQKTDVQDKVRTIYGIEIKKRKQQIKIYVTGNGFLYNMVRIIAGALIEVGKGNLLPIQIKEILETKDRTKGTITAPPHGLSLWSVKHKKQ